Proteins from a genomic interval of Treponema succinifaciens DSM 2489:
- the tmk gene encoding dTMP kinase — translation MVLENFIVFEGIDGAGTTTQLEILKSRTPEFLFTAEPTSSETGKFLRKMLKGEIQVTNETAAYIFAADRNEHINGNCIIEENKLITGIKSACEKGKIVVSDRYLFSSLAYQSIDCSPEIPRTLNKFFPLPRLLFFFDIEPEISLKRISSRGQKEIYEKIDFLKRTKEEYEKVLAEYNGTEISKGMKIVRIDATADKEKISRKIEEEINSIYKIF, via the coding sequence ATGGTCTTAGAAAATTTTATTGTATTCGAAGGAATTGACGGAGCAGGAACAACAACTCAGCTTGAAATTTTAAAATCAAGAACTCCGGAATTTTTATTTACAGCAGAACCAACATCTTCAGAAACTGGAAAATTTCTTCGCAAAATGCTCAAAGGCGAAATTCAGGTTACAAACGAAACCGCCGCCTATATTTTTGCCGCAGACAGAAATGAACATATAAATGGAAACTGTATAATAGAAGAAAACAAACTAATTACAGGAATAAAATCCGCCTGTGAAAAAGGAAAAATCGTTGTGAGCGACCGCTATCTATTTTCAAGCCTCGCATACCAAAGCATAGATTGCTCACCAGAAATTCCTCGGACACTGAATAAATTTTTTCCATTGCCGAGGCTTCTATTCTTTTTCGACATCGAGCCGGAAATTTCACTAAAAAGAATTTCATCAAGAGGACAAAAAGAAATTTATGAAAAAATAGATTTCTTAAAAAGAACAAAAGAAGAATACGAAAAAGTTCTTGCGGAATACAACGGAACAGAAATCAGCAAAGGAATGAAAATAGTCCGCATAGACGCAACAGCTGACAAGGAAAAAATCAGCCGGAAAATTGAAGAAGAAATAAATTCAATTTACAAAATATTCTAA
- a CDS encoding NFACT RNA binding domain-containing protein produces MSLNCNEINLILSELNIEGSFIQEIIQPGYDTVSFKIVGKTEPVNIVICTSPQSCRINKTNSKSPKNEKPLRFNEFLKSRVQGMRINSCKQLGLDRIVKFDVSTWKDRLFIYARLWSNAANIIVTDENGKILDCLYRRPAKDEITGGVFVPQEKIPTEEEKELSLLKFPIRTFDDNDFFKGKEELSFNEKINLYYTECAGKLSRESLLAQAEKWYNVKRSKMENALQHLIEKKSEFENAGKLKHTGDLILSFASQIKGSYLDCTDYNTGEQLHIRLNEKLNPQENAASYYEQYKKAVSGIESLEHDIELEKKAIASLDEEYNRIISEKNTLKIEQILRHDTKPKQQIQKKHPGLHYEIDGWIIIVGRNSSENDELLRHTVKGHDMWLHTRDYAGGYVFIKAQKNKTIPLEILLYAGNLAVYHSKARKNKQADLYYTQVKFLRRAKNGPKGLVLPTQEKNLFIKIDDEKLKRLDEIEKASSIL; encoded by the coding sequence ATGTCCTTAAACTGCAATGAAATAAATTTAATATTGAGCGAACTCAACATTGAAGGTTCCTTTATACAAGAAATAATCCAACCGGGCTACGATACGGTTTCATTTAAAATTGTCGGAAAAACAGAACCCGTAAATATTGTAATTTGCACATCACCGCAATCATGCAGAATAAACAAAACGAATTCAAAATCTCCAAAAAATGAAAAGCCTTTAAGATTCAATGAGTTTTTAAAATCACGCGTTCAAGGAATGAGAATCAACTCATGCAAGCAGCTAGGACTTGATAGAATTGTAAAATTCGATGTTTCAACATGGAAAGACAGGCTTTTTATCTATGCCCGGCTTTGGTCAAATGCGGCAAATATTATCGTAACAGATGAAAATGGAAAAATTCTTGACTGCTTGTACCGCCGGCCGGCAAAAGACGAAATCACTGGTGGAGTTTTTGTTCCGCAAGAAAAAATTCCAACTGAAGAAGAAAAAGAACTTTCACTTCTAAAATTTCCTATAAGAACATTCGACGATAATGATTTTTTCAAAGGAAAAGAAGAACTTTCATTCAATGAAAAAATCAATTTATATTACACAGAATGCGCCGGAAAACTTTCAAGAGAAAGCCTCTTAGCTCAAGCTGAAAAATGGTACAATGTAAAACGAAGCAAAATGGAAAACGCACTTCAGCATCTTATAGAAAAAAAATCAGAATTTGAAAACGCAGGAAAACTAAAACACACTGGGGACTTAATTCTTTCATTCGCAAGCCAAATCAAAGGCTCTTACTTAGATTGTACAGACTACAATACAGGCGAACAACTTCATATAAGGCTGAACGAAAAACTGAACCCACAGGAAAACGCCGCATCTTATTATGAGCAATATAAGAAAGCTGTGTCCGGAATAGAATCTCTTGAGCATGACATTGAGCTTGAAAAAAAAGCAATAGCTTCGCTAGACGAAGAATACAATCGGATAATTTCAGAAAAAAACACTTTAAAAATCGAACAGATTCTTCGGCATGATACAAAACCAAAACAGCAGATTCAAAAAAAACATCCTGGGCTTCATTACGAAATTGATGGGTGGATTATAATCGTTGGAAGAAACTCTTCTGAAAATGACGAGCTTTTAAGACATACTGTAAAAGGCCATGATATGTGGCTGCATACAAGAGATTATGCCGGCGGATATGTTTTTATAAAAGCACAAAAAAATAAAACCATTCCTCTTGAAATTCTTCTTTATGCAGGAAACCTTGCAGTCTACCATTCAAAAGCAAGAAAAAATAAACAGGCAGATTTATATTATACGCAGGTAAAATTTTTGCGTCGGGCAAAAAACGGTCCAAAAGGCCTTGTGCTTCCAACTCAGGAAAAAAACTTGTTTATAAAAATCGATGATGAAAAATTAAAACGCCTTGATGAAATTGAAAAGGCAAGCTCAATTCTATAG
- the metF gene encoding methylenetetrahydrofolate reductase [NAD(P)H] — MTISKILEQKKTLLSFEVFPPKQQANFENTVNAAKELCNLNPDFISVTYGAGGTTRENTVEIASKILSFGTPALAHLTCVGNTIDEAKNIISQMKKNKIENVLALRGDIPQGIPNPLSNELDHANVLAKILKDEGFCVGGACYPEGHPESHNRQEDIDNLKYKIDAGVDFLTTQMFFDNNMLYSYLYQIQSKGIHVPVLAGIMPITNSNQVSKMVKLSSAYIPAKLLSICDRFSENPEAMRQAGIAYATDQIIDLISNGVRGIHIYTMNKPSVAQEIYKNVDKIISAINS, encoded by the coding sequence ATGACAATATCTAAAATTCTTGAACAAAAAAAGACGCTTCTATCATTTGAAGTTTTTCCGCCAAAGCAGCAGGCGAATTTTGAAAATACAGTCAACGCGGCAAAAGAGCTTTGCAATCTGAATCCTGATTTTATAAGCGTAACTTACGGAGCCGGAGGAACAACCAGAGAAAACACTGTTGAAATAGCCTCCAAGATTTTATCATTTGGAACACCAGCACTTGCACACCTTACTTGCGTTGGAAATACAATTGATGAAGCTAAAAATATAATTTCTCAAATGAAGAAAAATAAAATTGAAAATGTCCTTGCATTGCGCGGAGACATTCCGCAAGGAATACCAAATCCACTGAGCAATGAACTTGACCACGCAAATGTTCTTGCAAAGATTTTAAAGGATGAAGGCTTTTGCGTTGGAGGAGCTTGCTATCCAGAAGGACACCCGGAAAGCCATAATAGGCAAGAAGATATAGACAACCTAAAATATAAAATAGATGCTGGTGTTGACTTTCTTACAACACAAATGTTTTTTGACAACAATATGCTCTACAGCTATCTCTATCAAATCCAGTCAAAAGGAATTCATGTTCCGGTTTTAGCAGGAATTATGCCAATTACAAACAGCAATCAAGTTTCAAAAATGGTAAAACTTTCATCTGCATATATTCCGGCCAAACTCCTTTCAATTTGCGACCGCTTTTCTGAAAATCCAGAAGCAATGCGCCAGGCAGGAATCGCTTATGCAACAGACCAGATTATAGACCTTATTTCAAACGGAGTAAGAGGCATTCATATTTACACAATGAACAAGCCTTCTGTAGCCCAAGAAATTTACAAAAATGTTGATAAAATTATTTCTGCAATTAACAGCTAG
- a CDS encoding homocysteine S-methyltransferase family protein encodes MSEFKNFLFNKIQKHEPVFFDGGMGTMIQKISGLSYSIPEDLNFYNPEAIKDIHKKYILAGSNICTTNTFGANPIKLENASHSAQEFIEKGIALVKGAIAECKKQNENIICFTAWDSGQIGKLLEPNGPLTFDEAYNSYKAAAIAAEKSGADLAIIETMSDLYEVKAAVLAIKENTNLPVIATMTFQPNCRTLTGADVLTCVTYLESLHVDVLGFNCGGSLEEDIELANQFCKYSHIPILSQPNAGLPEVINGKDVFKVTPEEFTNAQEKILESGVSIFGGCCGTTPDHIKTMAEKLSEKKLKAKKEKFQSFICSYNKTVQAGGAAGPVIIGERINPTGKKKCKEALQNNDMQFIIDEADSQINSGAHILDVNVGLPGINEKEMMLQAVKSVQKIFNTPLQLDSSESDVLEYALRYYNGKALVNSVNGKQEVMDKVFPLIKHYGGAVVALCIDEDGISQTAEGRVKVAEKIIQEAAKYGIPIRDIFIDTLTLTVSSEQKTSLETVKAIRILKEKFGKEGIQFVLGVSNISFGLPRRDIINSRFFMLALEAGLSAAIINPASIPMMDTYRAYRALGCFDENCLDYIQTYTGTLDPTTEKARQKILSDAVNDGTISIQINGTPIASPKKETEKKNTLTETIGAEKNTEEKELIQIIEKGFKDKAADATARLLEKNAPVKIIDNCIVPALDNVGKDFETGKKFLPQLLLSAETVGNSFLKIKETLAASGKEQEEKGTIAIATVFGDIHDIGKNIVKAMLENYGYKVIDLGKNVPAETVVKTVIENKIQLVGLSALMTTTVANMEETINQLHKALKENNLECKIVVGGAVLTPDYAKKIGADFYAKDAMETVSAAKEVFGK; translated from the coding sequence TTGAGCGAATTTAAAAATTTTCTATTTAATAAAATACAAAAACATGAGCCTGTTTTCTTTGACGGCGGAATGGGAACAATGATTCAAAAAATTTCAGGTCTTTCCTATTCTATTCCAGAAGATCTGAATTTTTACAATCCAGAAGCAATAAAAGATATTCACAAAAAATATATACTTGCAGGAAGCAACATTTGCACCACAAACACATTCGGCGCAAATCCTATAAAGCTTGAAAACGCATCTCATTCAGCACAAGAATTTATTGAAAAAGGAATCGCTCTAGTAAAAGGAGCAATCGCTGAATGCAAAAAACAAAACGAAAACATAATCTGCTTTACCGCATGGGATTCAGGTCAGATTGGAAAACTGCTTGAGCCAAATGGTCCTCTTACATTTGACGAAGCATATAATTCATACAAGGCAGCTGCAATTGCCGCAGAAAAATCAGGCGCGGATCTTGCAATAATCGAAACAATGAGCGACCTTTATGAAGTAAAAGCCGCAGTTCTTGCAATCAAAGAAAATACAAATCTTCCCGTCATAGCAACAATGACGTTCCAGCCTAATTGTAGAACCTTGACAGGTGCAGATGTTCTTACTTGCGTAACTTATCTTGAATCTCTGCACGTTGATGTTCTTGGTTTTAATTGCGGCGGAAGCCTTGAAGAAGACATTGAACTTGCAAATCAATTCTGCAAATATTCACACATTCCAATTCTTTCCCAGCCAAACGCAGGACTTCCAGAAGTTATAAACGGAAAAGATGTATTCAAGGTAACTCCAGAAGAATTTACAAATGCACAGGAAAAAATACTTGAGTCTGGAGTTTCAATTTTCGGAGGCTGCTGCGGAACAACTCCAGATCATATAAAAACAATGGCAGAAAAACTTTCAGAAAAAAAACTGAAGGCAAAAAAAGAAAAGTTCCAGTCATTTATATGTTCCTACAACAAAACTGTTCAGGCAGGAGGGGCAGCAGGACCTGTAATTATCGGTGAGCGCATAAATCCAACCGGAAAAAAGAAATGCAAGGAAGCTCTCCAAAATAACGATATGCAGTTCATAATTGACGAAGCAGACAGCCAGATAAATTCAGGCGCACATATTCTTGATGTAAACGTCGGACTTCCTGGAATAAATGAAAAAGAAATGATGCTTCAAGCGGTGAAGTCAGTGCAAAAAATTTTCAACACTCCGTTGCAACTTGACTCAAGCGAAAGCGATGTTTTGGAATATGCATTGAGGTATTACAACGGAAAAGCCCTTGTAAACAGCGTAAATGGAAAGCAAGAAGTCATGGACAAAGTTTTTCCGCTAATAAAACATTACGGCGGAGCTGTTGTCGCGCTTTGCATAGATGAAGACGGAATTTCCCAAACTGCGGAAGGAAGGGTAAAAGTCGCTGAAAAAATAATTCAGGAAGCCGCAAAATACGGAATACCTATAAGAGATATTTTTATTGACACGCTCACACTGACTGTAAGTTCTGAACAAAAAACATCACTTGAAACTGTAAAAGCAATCAGAATCTTAAAAGAAAAATTCGGAAAAGAAGGAATTCAGTTTGTGCTTGGAGTTTCTAATATTTCATTTGGACTTCCAAGAAGAGACATTATAAACTCAAGATTTTTTATGCTTGCACTTGAAGCAGGACTTAGCGCGGCAATCATAAACCCGGCAAGTATTCCGATGATGGACACCTACAGAGCTTACAGAGCACTTGGCTGCTTTGACGAAAACTGCCTTGACTACATTCAGACTTACACAGGAACTCTTGATCCTACAACTGAAAAAGCCCGGCAAAAAATTCTTTCGGATGCAGTTAATGACGGAACAATTTCCATTCAGATAAACGGAACGCCCATCGCATCTCCTAAAAAAGAAACTGAAAAAAAAAACACTTTAACTGAAACTATAGGCGCAGAAAAAAACACGGAAGAAAAGGAGCTTATACAGATAATTGAAAAAGGCTTCAAGGATAAGGCGGCAGACGCAACAGCCAGACTTCTTGAAAAAAACGCACCTGTAAAAATAATCGATAACTGCATAGTTCCAGCTCTTGACAACGTAGGAAAAGACTTTGAAACTGGAAAGAAATTTCTTCCACAGCTTTTGCTTAGTGCAGAAACCGTAGGCAATTCATTCCTTAAAATAAAAGAAACTCTTGCAGCTTCAGGAAAAGAGCAGGAAGAAAAAGGAACCATAGCAATTGCAACTGTCTTTGGCGACATTCATGATATCGGAAAAAACATCGTCAAGGCAATGCTTGAAAACTATGGATATAAAGTAATCGATCTAGGAAAAAATGTTCCGGCAGAAACAGTTGTAAAAACAGTTATAGAAAACAAAATCCAGCTTGTGGGCTTAAGCGCGCTAATGACTACAACGGTCGCTAATATGGAAGAAACAATAAACCAGCTTCATAAAGCGTTAAAAGAAAATAATCTGGAATGTAAAATTGTAGTAGGCGGCGCAGTTTTAACACCAGACTATGCAAAAAAAATCGGAGCTGACTTCTATGCAAAGGACGCAATGGAAACAGTATCAGCAGCAAAGGAAGTTTTTGGAAAATGA
- a CDS encoding type I phosphomannose isomerase catalytic subunit: MKKLNAIKSEKIWGYENWIASTHKNGFQKDFFEMCGGDYPLLVKVIQADKTLSVQVHPDDEKAALYEHCRGKTECWYVLSAKEDTELVYGLNGVYNSSELRKAIEANSLQDCLRYEKVKAGDFIYIPAGTVHAICGGLRLLEVQQSSDITYRLYDWGRGRECHVEKGIACIKDSSVRKIAPFPEAFSCPYFSLEEINVEDFYSSKIENASGKKNPRDIVLGFIIEGSGTVNGLPANAEDIFAFEPGESVEIKGCLKLMKISAK, encoded by the coding sequence ATGAAAAAACTGAACGCTATAAAGTCTGAAAAAATTTGGGGCTATGAAAACTGGATTGCTTCCACTCATAAAAATGGATTTCAAAAAGATTTCTTTGAAATGTGCGGCGGTGATTATCCTCTTTTGGTTAAAGTTATTCAAGCCGACAAGACTTTGAGCGTTCAGGTTCACCCTGATGATGAAAAAGCTGCTCTTTATGAGCACTGCCGCGGAAAAACTGAATGCTGGTATGTTCTTTCAGCAAAGGAAGATACAGAACTTGTTTACGGACTGAATGGAGTTTATAACTCAAGCGAGCTTAGAAAAGCTATCGAGGCGAATTCTTTGCAGGATTGTTTGCGCTATGAAAAAGTCAAGGCTGGAGACTTTATTTATATTCCGGCTGGAACTGTCCATGCAATCTGCGGCGGCTTGCGTCTTTTGGAAGTTCAGCAGTCAAGTGATATTACTTACAGATTGTATGACTGGGGTCGCGGAAGAGAGTGTCATGTAGAAAAGGGAATTGCCTGCATAAAAGACAGCAGCGTAAGAAAAATTGCGCCTTTCCCAGAAGCTTTTTCTTGCCCGTATTTTTCTCTTGAAGAAATCAATGTTGAAGATTTTTATTCTTCAAAAATAGAGAATGCTAGCGGCAAAAAAAATCCTCGTGATATAGTTCTTGGTTTTATAATTGAAGGAAGCGGAACTGTAAACGGACTTCCTGCAAATGCGGAAGATATTTTTGCATTTGAACCTGGAGAATCCGTTGAAATAAAAGGCTGCTTAAAGCTTATGAAAATTTCTGCAAAGTAG
- the deoD gene encoding purine-nucleoside phosphorylase — protein MSTHINAKEGDIAEAVLLPGDPLRAKFIAENFLQDAKCYNEVRGMYGFTGLYNGKRVSVQGTGMGQPSLSIYVNELFQFYNVQKAVRVGTCGAVQKDIALRDVILAEGACSDSGLNTMRFNGLHFAPVADFELLTKAYSAAEKIGIKPNVGLCVSSDMFYDPTENWKLWAEYGVMGVEMEAAELYTLAAKFKRKALAVLTVSDHILLGGETSAEERQVTFTNMMKIALEAVTA, from the coding sequence ATGAGTACACATATTAATGCAAAAGAGGGAGACATTGCAGAGGCAGTTTTGCTTCCGGGGGATCCTCTTAGAGCCAAATTTATTGCTGAAAATTTCTTGCAGGATGCCAAGTGTTATAATGAAGTCCGCGGAATGTATGGATTTACAGGGCTCTATAATGGAAAAAGAGTTTCTGTTCAGGGTACTGGAATGGGGCAGCCTTCGCTTTCTATTTATGTAAATGAGCTTTTTCAGTTTTATAATGTGCAGAAAGCTGTGCGTGTTGGAACTTGCGGGGCTGTTCAAAAAGATATTGCGCTTAGAGATGTTATTCTTGCTGAAGGCGCATGTTCAGATTCCGGGTTGAATACAATGAGGTTCAACGGACTTCATTTTGCTCCTGTTGCGGACTTTGAGCTTCTTACAAAGGCGTATTCTGCTGCTGAAAAAATCGGCATAAAACCGAATGTAGGGCTTTGTGTTTCAAGCGATATGTTTTACGATCCAACGGAAAACTGGAAGCTTTGGGCGGAATATGGGGTTATGGGTGTAGAAATGGAAGCCGCGGAACTTTACACTCTTGCTGCGAAATTCAAGAGAAAGGCTTTGGCTGTTCTTACTGTTAGCGACCATATTCTTTTGGGTGGTGAAACTTCCGCAGAAGAACGCCAGGTAACTTTTACAAACATGATGAAAATTGCGCTTGAAGCTGTTACTGCATAG
- a CDS encoding adenine phosphoribosyltransferase, with the protein MNKDFEVLDKVIGRVPDFPKKGVLFYDITGVLRHPEAFRYTIERMVDLYKDKNIDAVAGIESRGFVFAAPFAQAMGIPLVLIRKKGKLPGKTYTCKYELEYGSAEIEVHTADISKGQNILLVDDLIATGGTLKAAVNLIEQGGAKTTDVFGVIGLPFLNYKKKLEGLNVTTLVNYQSE; encoded by the coding sequence ATGAATAAAGATTTTGAGGTTCTTGATAAAGTAATTGGCCGCGTGCCTGATTTTCCCAAAAAAGGCGTTTTGTTTTATGATATAACTGGAGTTCTTCGCCATCCAGAAGCATTCCGCTATACAATTGAGCGTATGGTGGATCTCTACAAGGATAAAAATATTGACGCTGTTGCTGGAATTGAGTCGCGCGGATTTGTATTTGCTGCTCCTTTTGCTCAGGCTATGGGAATTCCTCTTGTTTTGATTCGTAAAAAAGGAAAGCTTCCCGGAAAAACATATACCTGCAAATATGAGCTTGAATATGGTTCTGCTGAAATTGAAGTCCACACTGCCGACATTTCAAAAGGTCAGAATATTCTTTTGGTTGACGATCTTATTGCAACCGGCGGAACTTTAAAGGCGGCGGTAAATTTGATAGAGCAGGGCGGAGCTAAGACAACGGATGTCTTTGGTGTTATAGGGCTTCCTTTCTTGAATTATAAGAAAAAGCTTGAAGGTCTTAACGTTACAACTCTTGTAAATTATCAGTCTGAATAA
- a CDS encoding SH3 domain-containing protein, translating into MSKIKVIFLSVMALNISSAFVAEPKPQYVQVDSAIVRVKASQFASIAGTLNLGDKVKVTSKGKSWSCISSEDGKIKGWLPNSSLTTKKLIININGKTSVNAKELGLAGKGMDKAFEKVYSQANEISYAQVDKIETNACSEKDAIAFLKEGQLNAGGEE; encoded by the coding sequence ATGAGTAAAATCAAAGTTATTTTTTTATCAGTTATGGCGCTGAATATTTCTTCTGCATTTGTCGCAGAGCCAAAACCACAGTACGTGCAGGTGGATTCAGCAATTGTCAGAGTCAAGGCATCCCAATTTGCGTCCATCGCAGGAACTTTAAACCTTGGCGACAAAGTCAAAGTTACTTCAAAAGGAAAATCCTGGTCCTGCATTTCATCCGAAGATGGAAAAATTAAAGGCTGGCTTCCAAATTCATCTTTAACAACAAAAAAACTGATTATAAATATCAACGGAAAAACTTCCGTAAATGCAAAAGAACTTGGACTTGCAGGAAAAGGAATGGACAAGGCTTTTGAAAAAGTTTACAGCCAGGCAAATGAAATTTCGTATGCTCAAGTTGATAAAATTGAAACAAATGCCTGTTCAGAAAAAGACGCCATTGCTTTTCTAAAAGAAGGACAACTCAATGCCGGAGGTGAAGAATAA
- a CDS encoding M48 family metallopeptidase: protein MKKLSKKILCVCIFSSVSLAAFSADIFGALNKVNSAVQKSQDVKKTLEQASSTVESIDRAAEPITTQDSYFIGRTVASNVLTEYKLYTASPKATAYVNKICKAITMNSDTPKIYKDYCVAILDSDEINALSTSGGHIFITTGILKCCNSEDEVAAIIAHEIAHIQLKHATTAIKTVRTTEAISNSATMAKNYTKQFSNLNQEEKQSADFLTSSSISMMNIITETGYTKGQEFKADEKAVSLMADAGYDPNALTDVLKMLKAKSSGEDSGWGKTHPKPETRINSVQKILKNFNFTGISRDVRQSRFENALAGIK from the coding sequence ATGAAAAAGCTATCAAAAAAAATTCTTTGCGTTTGCATTTTTTCATCAGTTTCTTTAGCCGCATTTTCTGCTGATATTTTTGGCGCATTAAACAAAGTAAACTCCGCTGTTCAAAAAAGCCAGGATGTAAAGAAAACACTTGAGCAAGCCAGCAGCACAGTTGAGTCAATCGACAGAGCCGCAGAGCCTATTACAACGCAGGACTCATATTTTATTGGAAGAACTGTTGCGTCCAATGTTCTTACTGAATACAAGCTTTACACGGCATCTCCAAAAGCAACTGCTTATGTTAATAAAATTTGCAAAGCAATCACAATGAATTCCGACACGCCAAAAATTTACAAGGATTATTGCGTTGCGATTCTTGATTCAGATGAAATCAATGCGTTGTCTACAAGCGGCGGGCACATTTTTATTACAACAGGAATTTTGAAATGCTGCAATTCAGAGGATGAGGTCGCAGCAATTATTGCACATGAAATTGCACACATTCAGCTAAAACATGCAACCACAGCAATCAAGACTGTAAGAACAACAGAAGCAATTTCAAATTCTGCAACAATGGCAAAAAACTACACAAAGCAGTTTTCAAATCTTAATCAAGAGGAAAAACAGTCCGCGGATTTTCTTACCAGTTCCAGCATTTCAATGATGAATATCATTACAGAAACCGGATACACAAAAGGCCAGGAATTCAAAGCTGACGAAAAAGCAGTTTCGCTTATGGCAGACGCAGGCTATGATCCAAACGCCTTGACTGATGTCCTCAAAATGCTCAAAGCAAAAAGTAGCGGAGAAGATTCAGGCTGGGGAAAAACTCATCCAAAGCCAGAGACCAGAATCAACAGTGTGCAAAAGATTCTTAAAAACTTTAATTTCACAGGAATCAGTAGAGATGTCCGCCAGTCAAGATTTGAAAACGCTTTAGCAGGAATAAAATAG